GGTTTTGACTAAGGGTGGCATACGTGGTGCCGAAGTGGCATCTCTAATCAacagaaagtttttttttaaaaaaagaaaacatagggGCTACTCATTTCTATCTCCTtgcacccctctctctctctttctccccaaCATGCGTGGCAAGGAACACCCCAGCATCTAGTGATGGTGGCGGTAGTGAGGAGTGCCCAATGGTGGTAGCAGCGTCGACAGCTACGAGGAGCACCCAGTGACGAAGAACGAGCCCACCAATGGGGCTCGAGGAGGGCGCGGCTCCAGCCTTCCAATCTGTCCGCTTCTCATCACCGCCTCTACCTTCACTGACCgccatcgcctccgcctccacagAACACTTGAGGAAGAGAAGGCGAATTGGAGAGGAGTGCGGTGGTGGTCCCCGATCAGTAGCTCTGAGGCAGGGTCTTGTCGCCGCCTTCACCTCGACCTCCCATATCAGGTCCGGGATGCGCAGGAGCCGCATCTATTTCCAGGATGAAGACAATGGCAAGAAGATGGTGCCTAACTTCTAGCGCCCAATCTGCGGAGATCTCGAGCTCCATCAATACTAGCTTCCTCCTTAAGCGAGCTCCCCCTTCTTCGCCACCCCGAGCCCAAGCCTCTAGCTTGGCTCCGCCCAACAGATGGAGATAAGTCCTTTGTTGTCCCCATCCCAAGCCTTGCCTCcagccacctccgccgctggcCACCGCCCCTATCCCTTGCTCCGACCGCTACCGTTCCTTGCTCCAGCTGCCTCCCCCATCTGGCCATCCCGATCCCAACTAACAGAAGATATGGttagggagagggagagatgagaTATATGAAAAGTGGGCTccacaatttttaaaaattctttTTGCTGATTGGATGCCACGTCGACGCCATGTGTACCAGCTTGGGCCAAAATCGCATAGAACAGTGCTTGAGTGGTTATTTGTCCGATTTGAATAGTTCACAGTGAAAAATGTCTGCTATTTGTTGGGGGGTAATTTGATCGACCGCAATAGTTCATGGGgtaatttggactttttcctattaATTATCCCCTTCTTGAATATTCAGGCTTTTCACCGGATTCGgaattcaaaataaatttgaacaaaattttgcCCAAAATCATGAGAATCCATGGAATTCAGTTAGGAGAGTACATGGtagccaaaaaaaaccaaatctcACTTTATCTAAAGGTATAAAGCCATAAAAACAGCAAAAATGTGATACTAAGCAGACCATACAAAATACAACTTTACGATATACAAACATAACACATAtgtctctctctatatatggtCTCATGGTTAGTTTGTTAGGTTGGCCAAATGCTCACCAACAAGCTTCCTCATGTACTCATCCGTCAACTCAAAAGTAATTAAGTTGTCCACCTGACCAATCTGAACTTGCAGCATGCATACTTAAATCAAagcatttttaaagtttttcacctgcttttgagttttaattagctTGCAAATTAAACAAATCAAGTACAAAACCATGCGAATTTTTCCAACCAAATCGAAACCATCTCAATTATAACTAAACCCAACAAGCTGTGCCTAGCTCCAACAGCTCAGCTCAGCTAAGCTAGTTGCTAGCAGTGGCCGGTGCGTgatcggccatggcggcggcggcagcaacggcgTTGGCCGCCGTGCTActgctgctggtgctggcgacgacggcggaggcggcgtgctcGGTGAGCGCGATCTACAGCTTCGGCGACTCCATCGCCGACACCGGCAACCTCCTCCGGGAGGGCCCCGCCGTCGGCGCCTTCGCCTCCATCGGCACCTACCCCTACGGCCAGACCCTCCGCCGCCCCACCGGCCGCTGCTCCGACGGCCTCCTCATCATCGACTACTTCGGTATACGCACCCAGctagccgccgccatcgccgccggcgaggtgtaTGTATGTGGCAAATTCTATGGAACTAATCGAGTGTATGTGCTGTTCGTTTCTTGGCAGCCATGGCGCTGAACCTGTCGCTGGTGAGCCCGTACCTGGAGAAGGGGGCGAGGTTCGAGAGCGGGGTGAACTTCGCGGTGGccggggcgacggcgctggACCGGAGCTACCTACTGCAGAGCGGCGTGGtgatgccgccggcgagcgtgcCGCTCAGCTCGCAGCTCGACTGGTTCAGGTCACACCTCAACTCAACCTGTTCTTCACACCAAGGTACGAGTTACGACAGGGTTTAATCATTCAGTTTGGACgatataccaaaattttaaacgaattttaatcaaatttgaaaattttttgccaaattcacaaaaataaatgaaaaaacaatCTTTTTAGCCGAAATAATACATATCGGGGGGAGGGTGTGTGTGGGGTTCTAATATGACCGAAATTTCCATAACTTTGAACCCTGTGCGATGATCGAATTGATTTTTTACTGCCACACGCTATTAATTTGGATTAATCACCAACTTGAAACAACTACTCTTAATTTTAACCTCGTCataataattactccctccgtttcaggttatgactttagtcaaaatcaaactgtttcaagtttgacataaatatagtaatatttataatactaaattagtttcatcaaattaataagagaatatattttcataataagtttgtcttgggttaaaagtgttactgttttttttctataaacttggttaaacttaaagcagtttgactttaaccaaagtcaaaacgtcttataacctgaaacggagggagtaactaagaCATtagtttttgaaatttatatagTCTAacatataaaactttttaaattcaCCATTAAAAAcaatttcaccatatataatttGCATGTTGTTAAACTATAACAATTTCTAAAAAATTATGGTAAAATTTAGAAATGTTTGACTCTGGACAAAGATAAAACAAGTTCATATGTATGTTTGATCGATCTGTTTTCAAGCTCAATTACGCTGCAATTAATTTACTGTTTGGTAAAACATGATTTATCTTTATCATGACAACATTAATTTGTAAGTATATAATTAAGTTTTGCATTTGAGTATCGATCAGACTGCGCGAAAAAGCTGTCCGGAGCTCTGTTCTTGGTTGGGGAGATAGGAGGGAACGACTACAACTACGCCTTCTTCCAGGGGAGATCCATCGAATCCATGAAGACCTACGTGCCACAAGTTGTGAGAAGCATAATGGACGTTGCAAAGGCAAGTATAGTGATCATCATTGGGTTTTCATAATTCAGTGAGTCATTTCatatttgagagaaaaaaagagggtGGTGTTTGGTTAACCATCTGACTAGTTTGTTGAGCTAATTGTTTGACTCATCCATCTCATGTAATCTGACTTGTCCATACAGTAATAATTTTGAATGAAatggctaattaattaatcaattagtTGTTTGTTCGTTTGTTAATTAGGAGGTGATCGAGCTAGGAGCGACCAAGATCGTAATCCCGGGCAACTTCCCGATCGGGTGCTCGCCGAGTtacctctccctcttctccacgGCGATCTCCGGCGACTACGACGACCGGGGCTGCCTCAAGAGTTACAACTCCTTCGCCATGTACCACAATGATCAGCTCCGGGCCGCCATAGATGACCTCCGGAAGGTCAACTCCGATGTCTCCATCGTCTACGCCGACTACTATGGCGCCTTCATGCATCTCCTCCAAAAGGCTGACCTCTTAGGTACGTGTATACCTATTACCCATCAGAAAAGGAAAATACAATAGCCAAACACACAATGTGCACCGATCAACAAGGATGATGATGTATCACGATCTTACAATGGCTGATATATGTTAGGGTTCGAGGAGGGCTCATTGTTCAAGGCATGTTGCGGCGCAGGCGGAAAGTACAACTTTGACATGAACCTAATGTGTGGCGCAGTGGGAACGAACGTTTGTGCAGACCCAGCGCAGCACATTAGCTGGGATGGCATCCACCTCACTCAACAGGCGTACAAGGCTATGGCTTTGTCCCTTATTATGGAAGGGTTTGCTCAACCAGCTGACATTGTGCAAAAAATCTGGAGTTGCTAGGAGCTTGAGCATGTATATTGTTGAATGTTATAAGCATTGAATTCGTATGAGCCAACAGTTATACAACGGTAACTATACAAGTATATAGAAAACACATTCTAGAAAAGagtaaaccccccccccccccccccccccccaaacacacacacacacaaaactcatgGTGGATCAACCACAATGAGTTTGGAGAGAATAGCTATGTTGAGCTCTTCTCTAGGCCTTCGTGAAGAAATCTACAAGCTTAAGGAACATACTGAAGAGCTACAACATCATCATGCACCTACAATCGCATGCGTGAAACATCAACCCCTTTTGTGCTTGGTGAGCTCATGCTTCACTTGGTCCTGAGCAATGCTGATCACACTGGTGTTGTCCCGAAAAAAGGAGAGTCGGTGAAGAGATAGGAACTCCAAAATCCTTCCGGATCCAACACGTAGCCAAGTGATCTCAGCTATCAAGGCTACCATAGCTCGCAACTCAGCCTCCGCACTCGAACGGGATACTGCAGTCTGCTCCTTGGTCTTCTAGACAATCAAAGAGAAGCGAGGAAGACACAAATAAGCGAAGAGAGAACGACAATCAATGTGATCACTAGCCCAAGTCGCACTAGAGTATGCCTGAAGCTACAAGGAGCTAGAGCGAGGGAAGAAAAGGTGACAAGAGGCAGTGCCACAAAGATATTGTAAGATGCGAACAAGGTGAGAATGGTGGAGTTGAGTAGGAGGCTAAGAAACATAAACAAACTGACTTAAAATATGAACTGAGTGAGAAATGTCAAGGCGAGTGACGCCAAGAGACTGAATCTAATTCATATCCTTGAACCGTAATACCGGATATATCGACctcccaactattaaaaccgaagcaatttgactctctcggtggttttggaggacggtatcatgacgtggtgcctacgtgacGGTGTTAACCTAGTCTTCGTCcaacgtggcgcttatgtgtcattagaatttaaatatatatatatgggagtaTGGGACCTATTTGTAATTCACACAAAAAGTTGTGGACCCACTAacatgtgaggcccacatgtcatcctctctccttcccttcttcctcctccctcgatctctctcccttcttcgGCCATGTGCGGGGAgcgacagcagcggcggcggcaggcgagggCCGGAACGGTTGCGACGGCTGTGACGGGGACCAGTagagcggcagcggtggcttGCCGCGGTGGACCAAGATGGTGATGGCACCGTCGACGGCATTGCGCAGCCATGCACGAGGAGCTCAGGAGACCAAGGCGACCCGGTGGCATAGCACCGAGCTCCACCAGCCCATATCCAGAGCTGTGAATGTATCAAAGTGGCGTCGGGGTTGGGCTCCGGCTGCGGAGCCGCGGAGATGGTGGAGCTAGGAGGAGAGGCGTAGGATCTTCGCCTCGACGTGGCTGATCTTGGCCTCGACGTCGCAGCCGACAGCGACATCAACCTCGGGGCGGTGATTCACTTTGTTGTCCTTGTGGACGGTTGCGACGACGGGGTTTCGGGGTAGACAAGCCGATATGTAAGACGAGGAGTCGCCGGAGACCACTCCTTGCTTCACGCCCCCTCGAGGACAAGACGTGTCGTCGCTCTGCCTTGAGGAGAATGAGTCGTAGCTCCGCGCTCGAGGCCACTTTGTCATCGCTCCGTCTCGAGGccaagaagggaaggagagaggatgacGTGTGGGCCTCACATGTTAGTGGGCCCATAATTTTTtctgtgtgaatgacaaatgggtcccatactcccacacacacacacacacacacacacacacacacacacatatatatatatatattcgaaTGACATTTAAACACCATGTCAACTTCACGTTGGACAAAAACCAGGTCAATACCGCAACGTAGGCGTCATGTCAGCGAAACGACCCTTCAAAACCACCGAGtgagtcaaattgcaccagttttaatagttgggggttTACATATCGGGTATTATGGTTTATGGATATGAATCAGATTCGACCACTAGTTAAGGGACTTAAAGTGGACTTATCCTTGCACATTTGCACTCGCTCATGGGCTTGGGCTTAACCTTACTTTTTAAGATGACACGCTTCAAAGCCCATCATTATTCCTTCCATTTTTCCATCACCGACCTCTTCATCCCTCTaagcaaaataattaattataattaagatGCGGTATTAATACCAACTTAGCTTAGCCCTCTGCCCCTCGACTACTAATCACTAAATCGCTAATCAAAACACAcaccctttcccctctctctctccccacatCGATCTCGATCAGCCACGCGAATCGCACCCCGCGCGCCACCCTGCGCCGCGACACGCCGCCGGCCTGCGAGGCTAGCGCCGCGCGCACGGGGGGCCGGGCATGATGGACTGGCGGCGGGCCGGGAGCCCGACGTACGGcaggcggcgctcgccggcggcggggatctactcggcgccggcgtcgccggcccacccggcggcggcgggggcggcgtcgCCCGTCCACCCGCTCGCCGCGCGGAACaaggcgcgcgccgccgccgcgctggcgcaGGCCAtggcgcgcccgccgccgccggcctcctcgcgcGGCGCGAGCGAGGAcggctacgacgacgacgacgacgtcgtcggcggcagcggaggcgggAGGTACGATGGTGGCCGGAGCCCGCTCAACGGCGGCGTGTACGGCGGCCGGAGCCCcatgaacggcggcggcggcggcggcgtgaaggACAAGTACTTCGGCTTCGCTTTGCCTAAGGTATTTTTCACAgctactcctcctccttgctAATTAATGCTAGCTAGAAATTTACTCCTCCCTTAATTTGGTACTACTAGTAAAATTCCAAATTAGACTCAGGATTTAACTTAGCTAGTAATTAAAATTCCTCTTAAACTCAGGGTTAAACTGCATGCGTTGAGAATTCATCCTTTTTCTGCTTGACGTTTCATGCTCTTGAATTAAACTACTAGACAGTTTCCTCACAACCCATTTACCTGCGAAATTTGTTTGCTAGTAGTAGCTAGTAATAATTTACCTGCAAAAACAGCTTTGAGTAAAGTGTAGatacaaaaatcatatatagctGTATGTATTCTAACACAAATAATGCTCACTAACATtgatatatatagatgtatTACGTGTTTTGAAACTCACGATTCCTTTCCTAacctcagtaaaaaaaattgaacccaTGATTAATTCCTTCTCCTAATCTCAGTAAAACTGTAAAAAGAAATTCAATTCAATCAAGTTCAGCAACAAGATggtttaaaaaattaactaggGTGGTCAAGGCGAAGGCCAAGGCACGGTACGTGGAACCGGGAGTACGACCTCGCTTAGCTTGGGGAAGAAAAAGTTAAATTAGGGTGTGAATCCCGAGGCAGTCTGttttgtggggcccacatgcatGGGTGCGTGCATGGTCAACGCGGCCATAAATGCGTTTTCCCCTTCTCGATGcgtcggtcgatcgatcgagccggACGCGGGAAGCGCACGTGCGGCGGGCCATCGCGGCGATCCTGGCCGTCCGATCGGGATCCGGCGGCCGATCCAGCTGTCCTAGTGGTACGAGAAGCTAGTGTTGGTTAAACTTGGTTTTGGTTAGGCCGATTTGAGAAGCAGCGTAGTAGTGCATATATAAATGCCATGGCGGATGATCTAGTaaagtattactccctccgtttttaatagatgacaccgttgactttt
The nucleotide sequence above comes from Oryza glaberrima chromosome 11, OglaRS2, whole genome shotgun sequence. Encoded proteins:
- the LOC127755129 gene encoding acetylajmalan esterase-like, which codes for MAAAAATALAAVLLLLVLATTAEAACSVSAIYSFGDSIADTGNLLREGPAVGAFASIGTYPYGQTLRRPTGRCSDGLLIIDYFAMALNLSLVSPYLEKGARFESGVNFAVAGATALDRSYLLQSGVVMPPASVPLSSQLDWFRSHLNSTCSSHQDCAKKLSGALFLVGEIGGNDYNYAFFQGRSIESMKTYVPQVVRSIMDVAKEVIELGATKIVIPGNFPIGCSPSYLSLFSTAISGDYDDRGCLKSYNSFAMYHNDQLRAAIDDLRKVNSDVSIVYADYYGAFMHLLQKADLLGFEEGSLFKACCGAGGKYNFDMNLMCGAVGTNVCADPAQHISWDGIHLTQQAYKAMALSLIMEGFAQPADIVQKIWSC